One Pseudoalteromonas sp. UG3-2 DNA window includes the following coding sequences:
- a CDS encoding alpha-glucosidase family protein translates to MANHQWWKGAVIYQIYPRSFQDSNADGIGDLQGIIQRLDYIKSLGVDAVWISPFFKSPMKDFGYDISDYRDIDPMFGNIDDFDQLIAEAHQRDIKIIIDQVLSHTSNQHPWFVASREDKTNPKADWYVWADAKPDGSPPNNWLSIFGGVAWQWEPRRCQYYLHNFLTEQPDLNFHNPEVRQAVLDNVEFWLQKGVDGFRLDAINFCFHDKALRDNPAKPEALRQGRGFSEDNPYAFQYHYYNNTQPENLTFMEEIRALLERYPGTVSLGEISAEDSLQAMAEYTADGNKLHMGYSFELLTNDYSASYIKETVSRLESVMTEGWPCWAFSNHDVERVASRWAPDNIVDDKQVKMLTAMLASLRGSVCMYQGEELGLGEAQLRFEDLQDPYGITFWPNFKGRDGCRTPMPWSAEQNQAGFSNGEPWLPLAQSHLNKAVAEQSTDPESTLSYYQAFMQWRNQQVALRTGDIEFIDTPEPILAFYRKTDEQTLLCVFNLEAEPQQVTLTIAQTEPCQLKHQSGELQGDVLTLASYGCYFANVVG, encoded by the coding sequence ATGGCAAATCATCAGTGGTGGAAAGGCGCAGTTATTTATCAAATCTATCCGCGCAGCTTCCAAGACAGCAACGCCGACGGTATTGGCGATTTACAAGGGATTATTCAACGCCTTGATTACATCAAGTCACTCGGTGTAGACGCCGTATGGATTTCCCCTTTTTTCAAATCGCCCATGAAAGACTTTGGTTACGATATTAGTGATTACCGTGATATCGACCCTATGTTTGGTAACATTGATGACTTTGATCAATTGATTGCTGAGGCGCATCAGCGCGACATCAAAATTATTATTGATCAGGTGCTCAGTCACACTTCAAATCAACACCCTTGGTTTGTTGCCAGCCGAGAAGACAAAACCAACCCCAAAGCAGACTGGTATGTTTGGGCCGATGCCAAACCTGATGGTAGCCCACCGAATAATTGGCTTTCTATTTTTGGTGGTGTTGCTTGGCAATGGGAGCCGCGCCGTTGCCAATATTATCTACACAACTTTTTAACCGAACAACCAGATTTGAACTTTCATAACCCTGAAGTAAGACAGGCGGTACTAGACAATGTAGAGTTTTGGTTGCAAAAAGGCGTCGATGGATTCCGTTTGGACGCGATTAATTTCTGCTTCCATGATAAAGCATTGCGCGACAACCCAGCGAAACCAGAAGCCTTACGTCAAGGTCGCGGTTTCAGTGAAGATAACCCTTACGCGTTCCAATACCATTATTACAATAATACCCAGCCTGAAAACTTAACCTTTATGGAAGAGATCCGTGCCTTACTTGAGCGCTACCCGGGCACAGTAAGCCTAGGTGAGATCAGTGCTGAAGATTCGCTGCAAGCGATGGCGGAATATACCGCGGATGGTAATAAGCTCCACATGGGTTACAGTTTTGAGCTGCTGACTAATGATTACAGCGCTAGCTACATTAAAGAAACCGTTTCGCGATTAGAGTCTGTGATGACTGAAGGCTGGCCATGTTGGGCGTTTTCTAATCACGATGTTGAGCGCGTGGCCAGTCGTTGGGCGCCTGACAATATTGTTGATGACAAGCAGGTTAAAATGCTCACGGCGATGTTGGCATCATTACGAGGCAGCGTCTGTATGTATCAGGGCGAAGAACTGGGTCTGGGGGAAGCGCAATTGCGCTTTGAAGATTTGCAAGACCCATACGGCATTACCTTTTGGCCTAATTTTAAAGGTCGCGATGGCTGTAGAACGCCAATGCCTTGGAGCGCAGAGCAAAACCAGGCCGGTTTTAGTAACGGCGAGCCTTGGTTGCCACTGGCCCAAAGCCACCTTAATAAAGCGGTTGCAGAGCAGTCTACCGATCCAGAGTCGACCTTAAGCTACTATCAAGCCTTTATGCAGTGGCGCAACCAGCAAGTGGCATTACGCACCGGTGATATTGAGTTTATTGATACGCCAGAGCCAATCCTAGCTTTCTATCGTAAAACTGATGAGCAGACATTATTGTGTGTCTTTAATCTGGAGGCAGAACCGCAGCAGGTTACTCTAACAATTGCCCAAACTGAGCCTTGTCAGTTAAAGCATCAAAGTGGTGAGTTACAAGGCGATGTGCTAACGCTGGCCAGTTACGGTTGCTACTTTGCTAACGTGGTTGGATAA
- a CDS encoding EAL domain-containing protein: MRGVHSLSKLVKNIFAAWLACSFIFAIMAALTYVHQKETAKSNLIAVSNRIVADIDKEFAVVDDTLKHAVNLSPNCDNASLQYMRRLVFANPGMSEIGVINPNGELVCNSFGKLTPPVATTMPIKQPGLRYYGPIITDYLELPAFVLARTRADGYEVNVLMPDHWLKTALDISAHHNTDFVALVDNRTGVPVFLNGDYSLPLGQSLFPQANSTVVESRFDDGQVKFAYVTPLPSLTQMSLIVAKNDAELITISWIWVLSLVLVYFASCVGLTLLLNSYDKRQLSNKAQIIRALSNNELFNVYQPLVDVSSDNIVGVEVLIRWRHPVEGVLGPAYFIPEAERDGTILDMSIAQVEEAMAALKDISAAKENFKVSFNVNGLLLSSKRYIDILMAAKSVLPCLTIELTERDMLTQSQTKTVLNELKRAGIEIAIDDFGTGYSGLQYLQSLPIDLLKIDQSFVASIGLDTLQSPVLSAVIDMAEKLDKKLIAEGVETDTQAQYLRNRGVTVHQGWLYHKALSLEALLKALAEEHKKRAA; encoded by the coding sequence ATGCGAGGAGTACACTCCTTAAGCAAGTTAGTAAAAAATATCTTTGCCGCCTGGCTGGCATGCAGTTTCATTTTTGCCATTATGGCCGCATTGACTTATGTGCATCAAAAAGAAACGGCTAAATCAAACCTTATTGCAGTATCGAATCGCATTGTCGCTGACATAGATAAAGAGTTCGCGGTAGTAGACGATACCCTCAAACACGCAGTTAACCTTTCACCTAACTGTGATAACGCCAGTCTGCAGTACATGCGTCGCTTAGTGTTCGCTAATCCAGGTATGAGTGAAATTGGTGTGATAAATCCAAACGGTGAGCTGGTTTGTAACTCCTTTGGTAAACTCACTCCTCCTGTAGCGACTACCATGCCAATTAAACAGCCTGGTTTGCGCTATTACGGTCCAATCATTACGGACTACTTAGAGCTCCCTGCATTTGTACTCGCACGGACCAGAGCTGATGGTTATGAGGTCAATGTTCTAATGCCAGATCATTGGTTGAAAACTGCATTAGACATTTCTGCACACCATAATACCGATTTTGTTGCCCTGGTGGATAATCGCACTGGGGTACCCGTTTTTCTCAATGGCGACTATTCGCTACCGTTAGGGCAAAGCTTATTTCCTCAAGCCAACTCAACGGTGGTAGAAAGCCGCTTTGATGATGGCCAGGTGAAGTTTGCCTATGTCACTCCGCTACCCAGCTTGACTCAAATGAGCTTGATTGTTGCAAAGAACGATGCTGAACTCATCACGATTAGCTGGATTTGGGTATTGAGCTTAGTATTGGTCTATTTCGCCTCTTGTGTAGGCCTGACGTTACTATTGAATAGTTATGATAAACGTCAACTCAGTAACAAGGCGCAAATCATTAGAGCGCTGAGTAACAATGAACTATTCAATGTTTATCAGCCATTGGTTGATGTCAGTAGTGATAATATCGTTGGGGTGGAGGTGTTGATCCGTTGGCGTCATCCTGTTGAGGGGGTACTTGGGCCGGCGTACTTTATTCCAGAAGCAGAGCGTGATGGTACCATTTTAGATATGTCTATTGCTCAAGTTGAAGAAGCCATGGCAGCACTTAAAGACATAAGCGCAGCAAAAGAAAATTTCAAAGTTTCATTTAATGTCAATGGCCTATTACTCAGCTCGAAACGGTATATCGATATTTTAATGGCGGCAAAATCCGTTTTACCGTGTTTAACCATCGAGCTGACAGAGCGAGATATGCTAACACAGAGCCAAACCAAAACTGTTTTGAATGAGCTTAAGCGTGCTGGGATAGAGATTGCGATTGACGATTTTGGCACTGGATACAGTGGCTTACAATATTTGCAAAGCCTACCTATTGATCTGTTGAAAATCGATCAAAGTTTTGTCGCCTCAATTGGTTTAGACACTTTGCAATCTCCCGTGCTCTCCGCGGTTATCGATATGGCTGAAAAGTTAGACAAAAAGTTGATTGCGGAAGGCGTTGAGACGGACACCCAAGCACAATATCTGAGAAATCGAGGGGTCACAGTACATCAGGGCTGGCTCTATCACAAAGCGCTGAGTTTAGAAGCTTTACTCAAAGCACTGGCTGAAGAGCATAAAAAAAGAGCGGCCTAA
- the ihfA gene encoding integration host factor subunit alpha yields the protein MALTKADIAEHLFEKLGINKKDAKDLVEAFFEEIRSALENGEQVKLSGFGNFDLRDKKERPGRNPKTGEDIPISARRVVTFRPGQKLKTRVEVGTSKNL from the coding sequence ATGGCGCTTACTAAAGCCGACATAGCTGAACACCTATTTGAAAAACTGGGGATCAATAAAAAAGATGCCAAAGACTTAGTTGAAGCGTTTTTTGAAGAAATCCGCTCAGCGCTAGAAAACGGCGAGCAAGTGAAGCTTTCCGGTTTTGGTAACTTTGACCTTCGTGATAAGAAGGAACGTCCTGGTAGGAACCCAAAGACGGGGGAAGATATTCCTATCTCTGCGCGACGCGTGGTAACTTTTCGCCCTGGGCAAAAGTTAAAAACCCGTGTTGAGGTCGGCACCAGTAAAAACTTGTAG
- the pheT gene encoding phenylalanine--tRNA ligase subunit beta yields MKFSEQWLREWVNPAIDTEALSEQLSMAGLEVDGIDAVAGDFQGVVVGEVVECGQHPDADKLKVTKINVGDDELLDIVCGAANCRAGLKVAVAKVGAVLPGDFKIKKAKLRGQPSHGMLCAFEELGMAESSEGILELPADAPIGQDIRQYFGLDDVTIDVDLTANRSDCLGIKGLAREVGVLNSCDVTAVEITPVTPTIDDKISIELVNSEACPRYLGRVIKGVNVKSTTPLWMVEKLRRCGVRSIDPVVDVTNYVLLELGHPMHAFDLDQIEGGIKVRNANENEELVLLDGNTAKLNTSTLLIADDNKALAMAGIFGGEQSGVNTETKDILLESAFFAPLAIAGQARSYGLHTDASHRYERGVDPELQRDAMERATALLLDIVGGEAGPIVEAVSQQDLPAPRQVSLRRERLDRVIGYHINDDKVTDILTRLGLAVTFADNQWQAEVPSYRFDISIEEDLIEEVARVFGYNNIPNVAPTAKLKMTDHKEARLGTSQFRNELVSRGYQEAITYSFVDPKAQQLLHPESEALILPHPISVEMSAMRVSLMTGLINAVSYNQNRQQSRIRLFETGLKFNQDQAAENGVRQTPVIGGIVYGNTHNEHWSVPSRKVDFFDVKGDVEALLALCNDKSRFSFKAEASDGLHPGQSAAIYADGKKVGFVGAVHPQLLKPLELKDTPFVFEIELAALENRQLPEAVSISKFPSNRRDIAILVADDVKIGDILECIEKVGGNQLVDLNLFDVYKGQGVEPDHKSLAIALTLQAVDRTLEEKDINAVVENVVAELAKQFNASLRD; encoded by the coding sequence ATGAAATTCAGTGAACAGTGGTTACGCGAGTGGGTTAATCCAGCAATTGATACTGAGGCATTATCTGAACAGCTATCAATGGCTGGTTTAGAAGTAGATGGTATTGATGCTGTTGCCGGTGACTTCCAAGGCGTTGTGGTTGGTGAAGTGGTTGAATGCGGTCAACACCCAGACGCAGACAAATTAAAAGTAACAAAAATCAATGTTGGTGATGATGAGCTGCTTGACATCGTCTGTGGTGCAGCAAACTGTCGTGCAGGGCTTAAAGTAGCGGTTGCGAAAGTAGGCGCGGTACTCCCTGGCGACTTCAAAATCAAAAAAGCCAAGCTGCGCGGTCAGCCGTCACACGGCATGTTATGTGCATTTGAAGAACTGGGTATGGCAGAAAGCTCAGAAGGTATTTTAGAGTTACCAGCGGATGCTCCAATTGGTCAAGATATTCGCCAGTACTTTGGCTTAGACGATGTTACTATCGACGTTGACTTAACGGCGAATCGCAGTGACTGCCTAGGTATCAAAGGGCTTGCACGTGAAGTTGGCGTGTTGAATAGTTGCGATGTCACGGCTGTGGAAATTACCCCAGTGACACCAACCATTGATGACAAAATCAGCATTGAGTTGGTCAACAGTGAAGCCTGTCCACGTTATCTCGGTCGCGTTATTAAAGGCGTCAATGTGAAATCAACCACACCGCTTTGGATGGTCGAAAAGCTCCGTCGTTGTGGCGTACGCTCCATTGATCCTGTGGTTGACGTCACCAATTATGTGTTACTAGAGCTCGGCCACCCAATGCACGCGTTTGATTTAGACCAAATTGAAGGCGGCATTAAAGTTCGCAATGCCAATGAAAACGAAGAGCTGGTATTGCTTGATGGCAATACGGCAAAATTGAATACCTCAACCTTGCTTATTGCTGACGATAACAAGGCACTGGCAATGGCGGGGATTTTTGGTGGCGAGCAATCAGGCGTCAACACCGAAACCAAAGATATTTTATTAGAAAGCGCGTTCTTTGCGCCGCTGGCTATTGCCGGTCAAGCACGCAGTTATGGCCTTCATACTGATGCTTCGCACCGCTACGAACGTGGTGTTGACCCTGAGCTACAGCGCGATGCTATGGAAAGAGCAACGGCCTTGTTACTTGACATTGTTGGTGGTGAAGCGGGCCCTATCGTTGAGGCTGTGTCACAACAAGACCTACCTGCGCCACGCCAAGTGAGCTTACGTCGCGAGCGCCTTGACCGTGTTATTGGTTATCATATTAACGATGACAAGGTCACGGACATCCTAACCCGTCTAGGGCTAGCCGTGACCTTTGCAGACAACCAGTGGCAGGCAGAAGTACCAAGCTACCGTTTTGACATCAGTATCGAAGAAGATTTGATTGAAGAAGTCGCACGGGTGTTTGGCTATAATAATATTCCAAATGTGGCGCCGACGGCAAAGCTTAAGATGACCGATCATAAAGAAGCGCGTTTAGGCACTTCGCAGTTCAGAAATGAGCTGGTAAGTCGTGGTTATCAAGAAGCGATCACTTATAGCTTTGTTGATCCTAAGGCACAACAGCTGTTGCACCCAGAATCAGAAGCATTAATCTTACCGCACCCCATTTCAGTCGAAATGTCGGCGATGCGCGTCAGTTTAATGACCGGCCTTATTAACGCGGTTTCTTACAACCAAAACCGTCAGCAATCGCGGATCCGTTTATTTGAAACGGGTCTGAAGTTCAACCAAGACCAAGCCGCGGAAAACGGCGTACGCCAAACTCCTGTGATTGGCGGTATTGTCTATGGTAATACCCATAACGAGCATTGGTCTGTGCCTTCACGCAAAGTGGACTTTTTTGATGTGAAGGGCGATGTTGAAGCGTTATTGGCATTGTGTAACGATAAATCGCGCTTTAGCTTTAAAGCAGAAGCCAGCGATGGCCTGCACCCTGGCCAATCAGCCGCTATTTATGCCGATGGTAAAAAAGTGGGCTTTGTCGGTGCGGTGCATCCACAGTTATTAAAGCCATTAGAGCTGAAAGATACGCCATTTGTGTTCGAAATCGAACTGGCGGCACTTGAAAATCGTCAATTACCTGAAGCAGTTAGCATCTCTAAATTCCCATCAAATCGCAGAGATATTGCTATTTTAGTTGCAGATGACGTAAAAATAGGCGATATTTTAGAGTGCATTGAGAAAGTTGGCGGAAATCAATTAGTTGACCTAAACTTATTCGATGTGTACAAAGGGCAGGGGGTTGAACCTGATCACAAGAGTTTAGCCATTGCTCTGACACTACAAGCCGTTGATAGAACGCTCGAAGAGAAAGACATCAACGCCGTGGTAGAAAACGTGGTGGCCGAACTGGCCAAACAATTCAATGCATCGTTGAGGGACTAG